CTGAAGAGGATCAGAAGCCCGCACAGCACCATTGCTGAAAACAGGCTCAACAGCGGACGCAGCAGGAAGCCATCGAGACGCAGCGTTTCCATTCGCGCCAGATAGTGAGAGCGGCTCGCTTCGCCCATCCGCTCACCAAATCGCGCCTGCTGACGAAACTGCTGAATCACGCTCATGCCGCTGATGACTTCGTTAAAGCCGTTGTTGATGTCCGCCAGGTAGCTGCGAACCCGGCGGGCAATCGGCGTGCTGAAGCGCTGATAGATGAACATCACTATCAGCACCAGCGGGAAGATCATCATCGCCACCAGCGCCATACGCCAGTCAAGGCTGAACATCGCCACCATCATGGCACCCACCAGCGCAGCACTGCGCAGTACAGTGGAGACCACCGTGACATAGAGATCGCGGATCACCTCGGTGTCGTTCGTCACGCGCGAGATAAGCTGCCCCACCGGCTGGGTATCAAAAGCGCTCAGCGGCTGGCAGAGTGCCGCATTCATTACGTCACTGCGCAACCGCTGGACTACACCGATAGCAGCACGGTTAAACAACAGCGCCTGCCAGTAGTGCAGCCCGGCGGCCAGCAGCTGAAGCAGGATGAAACTGATCACCAGTCCGGCAACCAGCCCCCAGGGCATCTGATGTTTGGCCACCAGGTTATCGATAAAGTAGCTGACCAGCACCGGGCCGGTCACTTCCGCTGCGGCGGCGACCCACAGCATCCCGACCGCCAGCGACAGGGATTTGCGCCATGGCTTGCCGTAGCTCAGCAGGCGCTTAAGGGTTGGCCACAAGCGTGCAGACTTAGCCATGCGGCACTCCTTTTTCATTTTCATCATCATCCAGCGCCGCTTCCAGTTGCTGGTAACGGTACATATCACGATACCAGCCAGCACTGTCAGCCAGCGTGTCATGGTCGCCTCGCTGGGCCACGCTGCCCTGCTGCAGCACCAGAATCTCACTGGCTTCCGTCAGCGCCGACAGGCGGTGCGCGCTGATAATCAGCGTGCGTCCCTGCCCCCAGATACGCAGGTTATGCAGGATTTCGTGTTCGGTACGGCCATCCACCGCAGAAAGCGCATCGTCCAGAATCAGGATTTCGGCATTCAGCAGCAATGCCCGAGCAATCGAAAGACGCTGCTTCTGTCCACCCGACAGCATCACACCGCGCTCCCCGACTTCCGTTTCATAGCCCTGTGGCAGTCGCAGGATATCGTCATGAACGCAGGCCAGCGTAGCGGCATGTTCAATCTCCTGCCGGGTTGCGCCCGGCTTCCCCAGCGCAATATTGTTCGCCACGCTGTCTGAGAACAGGAACGGCGTCTGGCTGACCACGGCCAGACGGCTGCGCCAGCTGTCGAGCCGCAGCTGCGGCAGCGGGATCTGGTGATAGCGGATGTCGCCCTGCTGAATATCAAAATGACGCTGAATCAGGCTGAGCAGTGTGCTTTTACCACTGCCGGTTGGCCCGCATAGCCCCAGCATCTCGCCGGGTTTCAGCTGGAAGCTGACATCGCTTAACACCGGACTCGTGCTGGCCGGATAGTGAAAGGCGCGAATCGCGACCTGCAGCGTGCCCGGCTCAGGTGGCAGTGACTTTTCGCCATCTTTCACGGCCGGCGCTTCCGCCAGCAGTGCGCCGATGCGGCTCCAGGCGGCACTGCCGCGTTCGACAATATTAAACATCCACGCCAGTGCCAGCATCGGCCAGATCATCAGGCCGAGATACATGACAAAGCTGGTGAGCTGCCCCAGCGTCATCTGGTCATGCCACACCAGCCAGCTGCCGCCGCCAATCGCCAGCAGGTTTGAGAAGCCGATAGCGATGTAGATAGTAGGATCGAAACGGGCATCGACCCGCGCAACGCGCAGGTTTTTCTCGCCGGTATCGCGGGCGATGTCAGAAAACTGCTGCGACTGATGCTGTTCAAGGCCAAAGGATTTGATCATCCGGATGCTGGTCAGGCTCTCCTGTGTCTGATCGTTAAGGGTGGAGAAAGCCGCCTGTGCCAGCTTGAAGCGTTGGTGCAGCTGGTTACCGTAGCGATGGATCACGATAGCCATGATCGGCATCGGCACCAGCGCCAGCAGCGTCAGCTGCCAGCTGATCTGCGTACTCATCACCAGCAGCACCACACAGCCCATGACCAGCGAGTCGACCAGCGTCAGCACCCCCTCCCCGGCCGCAAACACAACCCGATCCACGTCGTTAGTGGCCCGCGCAATCAGGTCGCCGGTGCGATGCCGCAGATAAAATGCCGGTTGCTGACGACTCAGCTGGCGATAGAAATCTTCGCGCAACTCAACCGCCAGCTGGTAGGAGGCGCCAAACAGCAGCACGCGCCAGACATAGCGCAGCAGATAGACCACCACTGCGGTTGCCAGCATGATCCCAATCCACATCATGATGCGGCTGGTACTCATGTTGTCTCGCGTCACGCCATCAACAATAACCCCGACCACATGCGGCGGCAGCAACTGCAGAATAGCAATCACAATCAGCAGGATGACCGCGCCCAGATAGCGCCGCCACTCCCGCAGAAAATACCAACTTAACTGGCTGAATAATCTCACAACGCTGTTCTCAATCTCAGGCCCTCACGGGGCGACAGGTAAAGCCGTGGTGTATTTAATCTCTTCCATGGCAAAGCTGGATGTCACATCAATCAGGCCGGGCATCCCATTCACTAATCGTTTGTAGAACGCATCATAGCTTTTCATATCGGC
This genomic window from Pantoea sp. Lij88 contains:
- a CDS encoding SmdA family multidrug ABC transporter permease/ATP-binding protein, translated to MRLFSQLSWYFLREWRRYLGAVILLIVIAILQLLPPHVVGVIVDGVTRDNMSTSRIMMWIGIMLATAVVVYLLRYVWRVLLFGASYQLAVELREDFYRQLSRQQPAFYLRHRTGDLIARATNDVDRVVFAAGEGVLTLVDSLVMGCVVLLVMSTQISWQLTLLALVPMPIMAIVIHRYGNQLHQRFKLAQAAFSTLNDQTQESLTSIRMIKSFGLEQHQSQQFSDIARDTGEKNLRVARVDARFDPTIYIAIGFSNLLAIGGGSWLVWHDQMTLGQLTSFVMYLGLMIWPMLALAWMFNIVERGSAAWSRIGALLAEAPAVKDGEKSLPPEPGTLQVAIRAFHYPASTSPVLSDVSFQLKPGEMLGLCGPTGSGKSTLLSLIQRHFDIQQGDIRYHQIPLPQLRLDSWRSRLAVVSQTPFLFSDSVANNIALGKPGATRQEIEHAATLACVHDDILRLPQGYETEVGERGVMLSGGQKQRLSIARALLLNAEILILDDALSAVDGRTEHEILHNLRIWGQGRTLIISAHRLSALTEASEILVLQQGSVAQRGDHDTLADSAGWYRDMYRYQQLEAALDDDENEKGVPHG